The Nostoc sp. 'Peltigera membranacea cyanobiont' N6 genome contains the following window.
TCGATTCAGTCCACTTGAGTGGACTTGAGCTATTAACCGAACTTCAGTTATGGACAGATGTCGGTAGGTGTAACAGTTAAAAAAGCAATTCTAAACTACATCGACACAAACAAAACCCGCCTGCGCGGGTTAAAAAACTTTATTTTCTCTTAGTCGTTCTCGTTTGTATAGCCATGAATTCTATTCGCTAGGGCTTCTTTACTGCCACTGTTGTGGTATGTTCAAATTTTCCGGTAAGATTGTTGTGCGATCGCCAATTGCCTCTTCAATCTGCTGTAATTCTAGGTTTTCACATCCGCTCAAGTTTGCCCTAGAGAGGTTGGCTTCTTGGAAGTTCGCATCTTGCAGATTAGCTGTACTGAGTAACACACCTTCTAAGTTGGCTCCAGCAAGTTTTGCTCTTTGCAGGTTACTACCAATCAGGTTGGCATCTTGGAGGTTGCTACCCTCAAAATTTATTTCAAAGAGGTTAGCATCACAAAGAATTGCCCCTTCTAAGTTAGCATCACAGAGGATTGCCCCTGTCAAGTTAGCATCACAAAGGATTGCCCCTTCTAAATTGGCATCATAAAGAATTGCCTTTGAGAGGTTTGCTTTTCTGAGGACTACTCCTTGCAAATTGGCTTCTGGAAGGATTGCCTTTGAGAGGTTTGCTTCATAGAAGATTGAACCACAAAGATCGGTTACTGATAAGTCAGCCTCCGAGAGATTTGCTCGTGTAAAATTGACCCATTGTAAGTTAGCTCCTACGAGGATTGCCCTAGAGAGGTTAGCTTCCGTTAAGTCTGCATTACGGAGGTCTGTATTGCGTAAATCCAGTTTCTGATTTACCGGATCTTTATATGCATCGCGTCGTCCAATGACAGTTAAGGCTGTTTGAATATCTGTAGGAAGTTTTGATGACTCCTCTGAATCGTTCTCATATTCATGATTCACCGGAGAATTCTCGCGGATA
Protein-coding sequences here:
- a CDS encoding pentapeptide repeat-containing protein — encoded protein: MKTYDISFIKTNGLTTFLVLISIIFIFSATLILSLFESIEGFSNQEKIEYINQALTTLAIIIGGLALITNAYYTSKLSLDENQSLLTQLLAGTLAWDKNIVTGINNTQPTPEEIVPERFCKAIEQLGNEKIETRFAAIYALEQIAKDSQKDHWTIMEILAAFIRENSPVNHEYENDSEESSKLPTDIQTALTVIGRRDAYKDPVNQKLDLRNTDLRNADLTEANLSRAILVGANLQWVNFTRANLSEADLSVTDLCGSIFYEANLSKAILPEANLQGVVLRKANLSKAILYDANLEGAILCDANLTGAILCDANLEGAILCDANLFEINFEGSNLQDANLIGSNLQRAKLAGANLEGVLLSTANLQDANFQEANLSRANLSGCENLELQQIEEAIGDRTTILPENLNIPQQWQ